Proteins from a single region of Apium graveolens cultivar Ventura chromosome 7, ASM990537v1, whole genome shotgun sequence:
- the LOC141674922 gene encoding uncharacterized protein LOC141674922, translating into MAGRTAAGGRGAGGRGVGGRAFSGSRGRASSGSRGRSGRGSGSGGDRESENNSGQDGNRGLGTGGGGSGSGSQEGGNDGTDGRGSGSGSGGRGGGNDGNGNQEDNNDSDERGGKDDNDVRGQSSGASGGGAEGSGICTKRRRRRRHRDEEENSECLLWDDEGRQILPVGVDSDPRNHRTRGYSPGGFGTYPDVAKVVQIAGNQIDCPKALRNILAIIRMFWPDGCVGIKEIDRKSPGFWNKCIEEFLRYYTWDPRFDTEDEARASILVHMRDNMRRTLADDRERADDKIVEAGGTYADHRPPYMKPGVWSRLAEYWVSEEFKKKSDAGKKARAAVKVPHTSGARSFDRRRRDYMESHNGNLDHLVVYKDCHTLKDKERKGDWITEDAKNIIERYINICGKKGVDPKVTQIQSWVEAVGGVRKNVILGHPRVRASDIYEPGARPPRPRKGEGSSGRSALTRLQDEMFMRVVDETLAQARANPEEYMLTPEQIRLLAQGVVGGDSSLPPNHPITRETRQAIVRVVVEVLNNIYKTDGPGAAKGKAPANEDDSDDGESNDESTESDEDRDMIGSFYDHVPRDGPVIRG; encoded by the exons ATGGCTGGGAGGACAGCTGCAGGTGGTAGGGGTGCAGGTGGAAGGGGTGTAGGTGGAAGGGCTTTTAGTGGTAGTCGTGGAAGGGCTTCTAGTGGTAGTCGTGGAAGGAGTGGTCGGGGAAGTGGCAGTGGTGGTGATCGAGAAAGTGAGAATAATAGTGGTCAGGATGGGAATCGAGGTCTTGGAACCGGTGGTGGGGGAAGTGGCAGTGGTAGTCAGGAAGGGGGGAATGATGGCACCGATGGTCGGGGAAGTGGAAGTGGAAGTGGTGGTCGGGGAGGGGGGAATGATGGTAACGGTAATCAGGAGGATAATAATGATAGTGATGAACGGGGGGGCAAGGATGACAATGACGTTAGGGGGCAGAGTAGTGGTGCCAGTGGTGGCGGCGCAGAGGGTAGCGGTATATGTACAAAGAGAAGACGTCGGCGTCGACATAGAGATGAAGAAGAAAATTCCGAATGCCTTCTTTGGGATGATGAAGGGAGGCAAATTCTTCCAGTTGGGGTGGATTCTGATCCCCGCAATCACAGAACACGTGGATACTCTCCGGGGGGATTTGGCACATACCCTGATGTCGCGAAGGTTGTTCAGATTGCGGGTAACCA GATTGATTGTCCAAAGGCGTTGCGAAATATATTGGCGATTATTCGCATGTTTTGGCCAGATGGTTGTGTTGGCATCAAAGAAATTGATAGGAAATCTCCTGGGTTCTGGAACAAGTGTATAGAGGAGTTCTTG CGCTACTACACATGGGACCCGAGATTTGACACTGAAGATGAGGCAAGGGCTTCCATACTTGTGCATATGCGAGACAACATGCGTCGTACACTTGCTGATGATAGGGAAAGGGCTGACGACAAGATCGTGGAAGCTGGAGGGACTTATGCAGATCATAGGCCCCCATATATGAAGCCTGGTGTTTGGTCCAGATTAGCGGAGTATTGGGTAAGTGAAGAATTTAAGAAAAAGTCTGATGCTGGTAAGAAGGCTCGAGCAGCTGTGAAAGTGCCTCACACTTCAGGAGCCCGTTCATTTGATCGTCGTCGTCGG GATTATATGGAGTCACACAATGGCAACCTGGATCATCTTGTTGTTTATAAGGACTGCCACACTTTGAAAGACAAGGAGAGAAAGGGCGATTGGATTACTGAGGACGCCAAAAATATTATT gAGCGCTACATTAACATATGCGGAAAGAAAGGAGTTGATCCTAAGGTGACCCAAATTCAGAGCTGGGTAGAGGCGGTGGGTGGAGTTCGTAAGAACGTGATTCTTGGACATCCACGGGTTCGAGCCTCTGATATTTACG AGCCTGGTGCACGTCCGCCACGTCCTCGGAAAGGAGAAGGAAGCTCTGGAAGATCTGCTTTGACTCGCTTACAAGATGAAATGTTCATGCGTGTCGTGGATGAGACCTTGGCCCAGGCTCGAGCCAATCCCGAAGAGTATATGTTAACACCCGAGCAGATTCGTCTCTTAGCACAGGGAGTGGTGGGAGGAGACTCCTCACTACCTCCGAACCATCCTATTACCAGAGAGACGCGTCAAGCTATTGTTAGGGTTGTGGTGGAGGTCCTAAATAATATCTATAAGACCGACGGACCAGGAGCTGCCAAG GGAAAGGCCCCGGCTAACGAAGATGATTCGGATGATGGTGAGAGCAATGACGAGAGTACCGAGTCTGATGAAGATCGTGACATGATCGGTTCTTTTTATGATCATGTCCCTCGCGATGGTCCAGTCATTAGGGGTTAA
- the LOC141674923 gene encoding uncharacterized protein LOC141674923, which translates to MSYDTSWITKRIIPGGYGFTEEFNKGVKDFLEFAIKNSKEPNDPELLIRCPCNTCNNQLFQLISDVEFHLYAVGFLETYTIWHYHEKECGSRNEEMNDREDVFDEYEMLRDAFRGEDFGYVNSVHEEPNEQASKFLYNVSNVGEPIYPGNIKYTQLKFVTRLLHWKNHNKCSDKAFDELLLLLGDVFPEGHKLPFNYYGVKKMVKKLNLGYEKIHACENDCMLFYSDDKDLENCKYCELSRYKDSINGGSDTIPRKILKYFKITHRLQRLYMSTHTAQYMKYHKNRIVTEWVLSHPADGEEWKEFDKNYPDFTADIRNIRLGLATDGFPPYNNATSTVYSVWLVVLLVYNLPHTMSMKDPYMFMTLLVPGPNDPGRNLNVYLRPLIDELISLWQVGVQTYDASTKINFMMRAALLWTISDFPGLGMVSGWSTHGKMACHVCMGEVKAKQLPHSRKSSFYGLHMAFLDKRRRSRRKGRIVHNMCAGITFPPPGKPYSKERADGFGDSHNWTHITRFFDLPYWDSLRLRHCIDVMHTEKNMFDNIFHTILCSAKTKDTTKSREDLKAMGIMQELWMNGRHRPRARYELTRDQLKLLCKWVHRLKLPDGCSSNLKRCCKIAQLKFQGMKSHDCHVFMQKLLSSAFHELLPDDIHKVLCDLSKFFKDLCSTTLLASNIRQLEKNIAGIICTLETKFFPALFDPMEHLPVYLPEECRLGGPVPSRWMYNIERLQRRMKQKVGNKAQVEGSIAEKYVHEELTHFCSMYFESGVETAHNLLGRNVVDDRSRDPYKLEALTYPVELLGAYTGYHLDVDSLHVAAHYVLTNMHEVAFYIT; encoded by the coding sequence ATGTCTTATGATACTAGTTGGATCACTAAACGAATTATTCCCGGTGGTTATGGTTTTACGGAAGAATTTAATAAAGGGGTTAAAGATTTCTTGGAATTTGCAATAAAAAATAGCAAGGAACCGAATGATCCGGAACTTTTGATTAGATGTCCGTGTAATACATGTAACAATCAACTCTTTCAACTCATTTCCGATGTCGAGTTTCACTTATATGCGGTCGGTTTTCTTGAGACTTACACCATATGGCATTATCATGAAAAAGAATGTGGCTCACGAAATGAAGAAATGAATGATCGCGAAGATGTATTTGATGAATATGAGATGTTGAGGGATGCCTTTAGAGGGGAAGATTTTGGATATGTCAATAGTGTCCATGAGGAGCCGAACGAGCAAGCATCTAAATTCTTATACAATGTGAGTAATGTCGGAGAACCAATATATCCGGGCAACATCAAGTACACACAATTGAAATTTGTCACTAGATTACTACATTGGAAGAATCATAATAAATGTAGTGATAAGGCCTTTGATGAGTTACTCCTCTTACTTGGAGATGTGTTTCCGGAAGGGCATAAACTTCCTTTTAATTATTATGGTGTCAAGAAGATGGTCAAGAAGCTGAACTTGGGATACGAAAAAATACATGCATgtgagaatgattgtatgttgtTCTACAGTGATGATAAAGATTTGGAAAACTGTAAGTACTGTGAGTTAAGCCGATACAAAGATTCAATTAATGGTGGGAGTGATACCATTCCGAGGAAGatcttaaaatattttaagatCACTCATCGTCTACAGCGTTTGTACATGTCTACCCATACAGCCCAATATATGAAGTATCACAAGAACAGAATTGTGACTGAATGGGTTCTTAGTCACCCTGCAGATGGAGAAGAATGGAAAGAATTTGACAAGAACTATCCGGATTTTACAGCGGATATTCGTAATATAAGGCTTGGTCTTGCAACTGATGGATTTCCCCCGTACAATAATGCTACTTCTACTGTATACTCAGTATGGCTTGTAGTATTACTTGTGTACAACCTTCCACATACCATGTCCATGAAGGATCCATACATGTTCATGACACTACTAGTACCCGGGCCGAATGATCCTGGGAGGAATCTGAATGTCTATCTTAGGCCTTTGATTGATGAACTTATTAGTTTATGGCAGGTTGGTGTGCAGACATATGATGCTTCTACGAAGATCAATTTCATGATGCGGGCTGCCTTGTTATGGACTATCAGTGACTTTCCCGGGTTGGGTATGGTTAGCGGATGGTCAACCCACGGAAAGATGGCTTGTCATGTATGTATGGGTGAAGTTAAAGCCAAGCAACTACCACACAGCAGGAAGTCCAGCTTTTATGGGTTACATATGGCGTTTCTAGACAAACGCCGAAGAAGTCGACGAAAAGGTCGAATTGTCCATAACATGTGTGCTGGAATCACATTTCCACCACCAGGGAAACCATATAGCAAAGAAAGGGCAGATGGCTTTGGGGATTCACACAATTGGACACATATTACTCGCTTCTTTGATCTACCATATTGGGATTCATTGCGTCTACGTCATTGTATCGATGTTATGCACACAGAGAAAAATATGTTTGACAATATATTTCATACTATTTTATGTAGTGCCAAAACGAAGGATACCACAAAATCAAGAGAAGATTTGAAGGCAATGGGCATCATGCAAGAGTTATGGATGAATGGTAGACACAGGCCTAGAGCTAGATACGAACTCACCCGAGATCAGCTGAAATTGTTATGTAAATGGGTACATCGATTGAAACTCCCAGATGGTTGCTCATCAAACTTGAAGAGATGTTGTAAGATAGCTCAGTTGAAATTTCAAGGCATGAAGTCACATGATTGTCACGTATTTATGCAAAAGTTATTATCTTCTGCATTTCATGAACTTCTTCCGGATGACATACACAAAGTACTTTGTGATCtttcaaaatttttcaaggaCTTGTGCTCAACTACACTACTCGCATCAAATATTAGGCAGTTGGAAAAAAACATAGCTGGGATCATTTGTACTTTGGAGACTAAATTCTTTCCAGCTTTGTTTGATCCAATGGAGCATCTTCCCGTTTATCTACCCGAAGAGTGCAGACTCGGCGGCCCTGTCCCATCACGATGGATGTATAATATTGAAAGACTACAACGCAGAATGAAACAAAAAGTAGGGAACAAAGCACAAGTTGAAGGTTCCATTGCAGAAAAATATGTACATGAAGAGTTGACACATTTCTGTTCCATGTACTTTGAGTCAGGAGTTGAGACAGCGCACAACTTGCTAGGTCGTAATGTGGTTGATGATCGCTCACGGGATCCATATAAACTCGAGGCGCTTACATATCCGGTAGAGCTCCTCGGAGCATATACAGGTTACCATTTAGATGTGGATTCCCTACATGTTGCAGCACATTATGTTCTTACTAACATGCATGAAGTGGCATTCTACATCACGTAA